The window GCGATGGCGGCGGGGATCGCGTCGCGGGTGACGAGGAGCACGGGCGCGCCCACCGCGATCGCCGCGGCGGAGCCGGACAGGGCGTCGGGGAAGGTGGCGCCCGACGCCACGTAGACGGTGGGGGTGCCGGGCGAGGGGAAGACCGCGGCCGAGAGCGAGGCGGCAACGGCGAAGCGGTCGGCGCCGCTGATGCGGGTCACGGGGGCGATTGCGGCGAGAGACGCCTTCGTGGCCTCGGAGACGGCGTTGGGGCCACCGAGCAGCACGATCAATGTCGGTGTGAGGCGGGCCAGCTCGGCACGGATGGGCTCCGGGACGCCGTCGCGGCGCACGAGCAGCACCGGCCCCCCGTCGTGGCCGGCGGCGGCCGAGCCCGCGAGGGCGTCGGGGAACGTCTCGCCCGAGGCGACGTAGACCGTGCCCGCGCCACGAGGGAAGGCGGCCTTCGACACCGCTGCCGACACCACGAAGCGGTCGGCGCCGCCGATCCGGGTGACCGGGGCGACGGCCGCCAGGGCCTGTTTCACGGCGGCGCCCACGGAGTTCTCGCCGCCGAGCAGCACGATCTGCGCCGGCGCGAGGCGCTTCAGCTCGGCCGCCACCTCGGGCGGCAGCGCATCCCGGCGAACCAGCAGCACCGGACCGCCGACGGCGCCGGCCGCGGCGGAGGCGGAGAGGGCGTCGGGGAAGTTCTCGCCCGAGGCCACGTAGACGGTCGGGGTGCCGCGCGGGAAGGACGCTGCCGAGATCGCCGCGGACACGACGAAGCGGTCGGCGCCGCCGATGCGCTCGACGCCGGCGGGTGTCCGGGTGCTCGGCTGCCAGGCGTTGCCCGAGATCAGGAGCATCGCCTGCAGGCGGAGCGTGTCGGAGTAGTACCCGGTGGAGGGCTGCGACTTCAGCAGCGCCCAGCCCGCGTTCACCCAGCCCTGCCGGCTCGACGAGACCGCGGCTCCGGCGGTCATCGGCGCGAGGAAGGCGAGGTCGGCGAAGTCGGCGGTCGCGGTGCCGTCGAGCGCGTAGCCCGCCCGGAGGCGCGCGGGGTCGCCGTTCGTCGCCGAGACCGCCCAGCCCGCCAGGCGGCCGGCCGCGGCGGCGGCGCGGGTGTCGCCCGCGAGCAGGGCGGAGGAGGCGAGCCGCCAGGGCGTGCGGCAGGCGTTGTAGCCGAATTCTCCGTCGTGAACCGATTCGAGGTACTTCGCGGGCGCCGGCACCGGGGTCGTCGCGGTGCCGACCGCGAAGTCGGGCAGCAGCCCGGTCTTGGGGGCGGCGGTGCGCTGCAGCGTCTCGACCAGGTCGAGGGCCGCGTCGGCGGCCTCGCCCCAGAACGGGTCGCCGGTCGCCGCCTGGAAGGCCCGGAAGTGTCCGACCATCAGGTCGGAGGTGCGCACGCCGTCGCGCTTGGGGCTGTCGGGGCCGACCCAGTCGCCGAGCAGCGGCAGGGCGGTGTCGGGGTTCATCGCGCTGCGCTTGATCGCCGCGATCACCCGCCGGGCCTCTCCGGCGTAGTCGACGGAGCCGCTCGAGCCCCACTGCGTGTCGGCGAGCAGCAGCGCGTAGGCGATGTCGAGGTCGCCGTCGCTCGCCGAGCTGTCGTTCTCGGGCTCGTCGCTGCAGTCGTCGAGCTGGTGCCACGACATCAGCTGCGGGTCGCCCGAGCTCGGGTGGTCGAGCACGAAGCGGTACAGGCCGTCGAAGACGGTGCGCGCCTTCGCGTCGTGCCCGGCCATCAGGGCGGTGACGACCATCCCGTACCCCTGGCCCTCGGAGACCACGAGGTACGGCGTCGCGGTCGAGGCGTCGACGTAGTAGCGGCCGTCGCCGCAGCCCGCCTTCAGGTAGCGGGTCCTCCAGGCGTCGTAAGCGGCGGCGGTGGCGGCGTCTGCCGCCGCGGTGCCACCCGGTGCGTTCGCCGACCCGGGGGCACGCGGAACGGGGTGCGAACCGAACGGGCGCGCGACCGCGGCGGCCGCGCTCGCCGCGGGTGCGGCGACCGGAGCGAGCCCGGTGACGAGCAGCAGAGCGCAGACGACGAGGCCGAGGAAAGGGATCAGCCGCCGCGCCACGGTGCTACCGCGCCGTCCGTCGCGCCGTGCGCTGCGCGTACTGCACGTCGATGGTGTGGTCGGTGAAGCCGAGGGAACGGTAGAGGGCGACGGCCCGGGTGTTGTCGGCGTCGACGTAGAGGGCGGCCTGCGTGCAGCCGCGCTCGACGAGCCGGTTCAGCCCCGCGTTCATCAGGTGCCGGCCGAGGCCCTGCCCGGCGTGCCCCTCCTCGACGCCGACCACGTAGATCTCGCCGACCCTGTCGCCCGGCTCGACCTTCAGCCAGTTGTAACCGACCAGGCGCCCGTCGCCGTCGCGCAGCAGCAGGAAGTCGTCGGGGTCGAACCAGCTCTCGGACTGCCGGAAGCGCAGGTCGTCGGCGGTGATCGAGCCCTGTTCGGCGTGGCCGGCGAAGACCCGGGCGTTCAGCTCGACCCAGTCGTCGGCGTCGCGCCCGCCGCGGTACGGCACGACCTCGAAGCCGGCAGGGATCTCGGTGCGCGGCGCCGGAGACGTGGCCGAGAGCTCGCGGCGCAGCTGCAGCAGCGTGCGCACGGCGTCGAAGCGGTGGGTCGCGGCGAGGCGGCGGCTGGCGGGGTGGTCGCCGTGCGCCCAGGCGAGCAGCGGCCCCTGCGCGTTGTTGCGCAGCACGATGTCGAGCAGCTGACGGCCGAGGCCCTCCTCGCGCCACTCGGGGTCGATCACGAACTCGAGCTCGCCCTGCCCCACGATGGCGGCGCCCACCACGGTGCCGCCGCGCTCGGCGAGCAGCAGCGAGCGCGCGCCCTTGCCGGCGTCGATCTGCGCCTGGTCGTTGAAGGGGTGCTGCCCGTCGACGAGCTCCGCCCGGGCGACGAGCCGGAGGAACGGCTCCCGCGCCTCGTCGGGGCTACTGACCGAGAGTGTGAGCGAGTCGGTCATTGTCGTCCTCGAAGAAGTTGAACCGGTAGCCGACGTTGCGCACGGTGCCGATCAACGACTCGAGGTCGCCGAGCTTCGCGCGGAGACGCCGCACGTGCACGTCGACCGTGCGGGTGCCGCCGAAGTAGTCGTAGCCCCACACCTCGCTGAGCAGCTGCTCGCGGGTGAAGACGCGCGAGGGGTGCATGGCGAAGAAGCGCAGCAGCTCGAACTCCTTGAAGGTGAGGTCGAGCGGCCGGCCGTGCACGCGGGCCGAGTAGCTGGCCTCGTCGATGACGACGCCCGAGGCCTGGATCTTCGAGGTCGACTGATCCTGCACCTGACGGCCGATGGCGAGCCGGATGCGCGTGTCGACCTCGGCCGGACCGGCCGACTCGAGCACCACGTCGGCCGCGCCCCACTCGGCACTGACCGCGGTGAGACCGCCCTCGGTGAGGATCAGGACGACCGGCACACCGATGCCCGTGGTGCTCAGGATCTTGCAGAGGGAACGGGCCGAGGCGAGGTCGTGCCGGGCGTCGACGAAGATGAGGTCGCTGTTCGGTGTGTTCACGAGCTGCGACGGCTCGGCAGGGATCTGACGGGTGCGGTGGCTGAGCAGGGACAGGGCGGGGAGGACCTCGCGGTCGACCGTGGAGGTCAGGATCAACAACTGCGCCACGTAAGATCCTCCAGAGAATGCCTGCGCTTCATACTACTCGGGCAGAATGGCGGGTATGAGTCTGCTCATGAGAAGCGTAGTGCCGGTCTGGATCCTCTCCGTGGTGGCCGTCCTCGCGGTGGGGCTGTTCGTGCCCGCCGCGAGCTTCCTGGTCTTCCTGCCCGTGGTGCTCGGGCTCGCCCTCGTGGTGACCTTCGGCATCCAGCTGCTCGTGCCCGTGCGCAAGGGCTTCGTCGACCGCGTCTCGGCCAGCCTCGGCGGAGCGGTGGTCATCCTGGCCGTCGCGACGGCGGTGCTCGCGCCCCTCGCCTTCGCGGCGGGGGCTAAGATCTAGGCATGTCCTACGTCGCGCTCGAACTCCTGTTCATCGGCCTTCTCGGGCTCGCGAGCCTCGCGATCGCCTGGACATCGGGGGTCGTCATCTACAAGCTCTTCCGCGGCCAGCGCTGACCGGCGAGGCGCGACCGTGATCGAGATCCCGACAGGGCTCCCCGCCGAACTGGTCCCCCTCTCCTGGCTCATCGGCGTGTGGGAGGGCACCGGCGTCATCGACTACGCCATCGACCCGCCGGCCGACGCCGAGGAGGGCACGGAGCCCACCCGTGTCTCGCGCGAGTTCGGCCAGCGCATCAGCTTCAGCCACGACGGCCTGCCCTTCCTGAACTACAGCTCCTCGAGCTGGCTGCTGCCCGTCGGCGACGAGACCGAGCCCACCCCGCTCACCGCCGAAACGGGTTACTGGCGCCTCAGCCGCCTGCACATCGAGGGCGACGCCGGCCCCGGCATGCTCCCCGGTGAGGGCCCGCGGCCCTTCAACACCGCCCAGTCGGTCGAGACGCTCCGCAACGCGGCCGAGGGCTTCGACATCGAGGTGGCGATCGTGCATCCCACCGGTGTCAGCGAGCTCTACCTCGGCCAGGTCAAGGGCCCGCGCATCGATCTCGCCACCGACGCGGTCGTGCGCACCCGCTCCGCCAAGGAGTACGCGGCGGCCACCCGCCTCTACGGGCTCGTCGACAACCACCTGCTCTGGGCGTGGGACATCGCGGCCCTCGGCCAAGACCTCCGCACCCACGCCTCGGCGCGGCTCGCGAAGGTCGACTGAGCAGTGACGCTCCGCGTCGCCTCGCCCTTCCTCAGCCTCCCCGGCGCCGTCGCCGCCACCGGTGCCGACCACGGTGTGGCCGCCCATTACGGCAACCCGGTCTCCGAGCAGCGGATGCTCGATGCCGGCCGCTCCGGCCGCGCCACCGCCGCCCCGGCCGTCGTCGACCTCTCGAACCGGGGTGTCGTGTCGGTGACCGGCCCCGACCGCCTGTCCTGGCTCGACTCCGTCACCAGCCAGCGCCTCACCGGGCTCGCCCCGGGGGAGTCCGCCGAGACGCTGCTGCTCTCGGCGGCCGGACGCATCGAGCACGCCATCCGGGTGCTCGACGACGGCGAGACCGCTTGGCTGCTCGTCGACGCCGCCGAGACCGAGCCGCTCGAGCAGTGGCTGCAGCGCATGCGCTTCATGCTCCGGGTCGAGATCGCCGACCGCAGCGCCGAGTTCGCCACGATCGGCTGGCTGGCCGCCGGGCCGGGGGTGCTCGAGGGCGCCGCGCCGGTGCTCGTCCCCGCCCTGGCCGAGGGCGGCGGGCATCCGCTCGTCTGGGCCGACCCGTGGCCCGAGGTCGTCGCCGGGGGCGTGCAGTACGCCCAGATCGCCGAGCACCCGGGGGCCGACTGGTTCTGGCGTGAGGGGCTCGTGCCGCGCGCGGGCCTCGAGGGTCTCGCCGACGCGGTGCGCCGCCGTGACCTCTCGGCCGCCGGCGTGCTCGCCCTCGAGGCGCTGCGCATCGCCGCCTGGCGACCGCGCCTCTCGACCGAGGTCGACGACCGCAGCATCCCGCACGAACTCGACTGGATGCGGTCGGCCGTGCATCTCGCGAAGGGCTGCTACCGCGGCCAGGAGACCGTGGCGAAGGTGCACAACCTCGGCCACCCGCCGCGGCGGCTCGTGCAGCTGCAGCTCGACGGCTCCGACGCGGTGCTGCCGGCCGCCGGCGACCCGGTGCTGCGCGCCGCCGATGCCGCCCTGCCGGCCGACGAAGCACCCGAGGCCCTCGGCCACGTGACCTCGGTGGGCAACCACCACGAGTGGGGGCCCATCGCGCTCGCGGTGCTGCGCCGCCAGGCGCCCGAGGGGGAGCCCCTCGTCGTGCGCACGGAGGCCGGTGACGTCGCCGCCTCGGCCGACACGATCGTGGGGCCCGACGCCGGCGCCGCGGTCGGTCGGGTGCGGCTGCCGCGTCTCGGCGCCCGCACGCGGTAGTGACCGCACCCGCGGCCGACGACGGCCCCCTGCCGCTGCCTGCGCGCTGGGCCGCGCTGACCCGCGCCTCAGCCGAGCGCACCGTCGCGAGCGCACCGGCCCTGCTGCAGCTCGCCGTCGCGGTGACGATCGCGTACGCGCTGGCGCACTTCGTGCTCGCCCACCCCTATCCGATCGCCGCGGTCACCGTGACGCTGTCGAGCCTCGGGCTGGTGCTCGACGCCCGGCCGCGCCGGGTGGCCGAGACGGCGGTGGCGATGACGGTGGGCATCGCGCTGAGCGAGGTCATCCTGCTGCTGGCCGGCCAGGGGCTCTGGCAGTTCGCGGTGACGGTGCTCGTGGCACTGACCGTCACCCGCTTCCTCTCCCCGGTGCCCGGGCTGCCGATCCTCGCCGCCGTGCAGGCCTCGCTCGTCTCGCTCATGCCGGTGCCCGCCGGCGGCCCGTTCACCCGCACCGCAGACGCGGTGCTCGGCGGGCTCGTCGCGCTGGCCTGCACCGCGCTCATCCCGCGCGACCCGCGCCGGGCGGCCCGCCGCGAGGGGCTGAAGTTCTTCGCCGCCTTCACCGCCATCCTGTCCTCGCTCGTGACGGTGCTGCGCATCGGCGACCAGCACACCGCCGAGCTCGTGCTCAGCCGCGCCCGCGGCACCCAGGTGCTCATCGAGCAGTGGCGCGGCTCGCTCGACTCGGCCGTCGCCATCGCCCGCATCTCGCCGTTCCTCCGCCGGCACCGGTCCGAGCTGGCCGAGCTGCAGACGATGCAGCTGCACCTCGACCACGCCGCCCGCAACCTCCGCGTGATCAGCCGGCGGCTGAGCGTGCTCGGCGACGGGCACCCCCGGCCCGAGCTGGCTGAGCTGCTGGCGGGCATCCTGAGCGCCACCGCCCTGCTCGGGCAGAGCATCGACCGGCCGGAGCTGCGGCCGGTGGTGAGGCAGAGCCTCGTGCTCGTCGCCATCCGGCTCGACCCGCGGGTGCTGACGCCAGGGCAGCCGTTCGCCGAGGCGGCGCTCGTGCTGTCGATCCGGCCGCTCGTGCTCGACCTGCTGGCGGCCAGCGGCATGCCCCTCGAGGAGGCCCGGCGCACGCTGCCCGACATCACCACGTGAGGCCCGCGGATTCGATACCGTAGAGCCATGCAGATGCGAAAGCTCGTTCCCGCCGTTCTCGTCGCCACCGCCTTCGCGTTCGTGCTCACCGGGTGCACCGAGACCGGCCCCACCCAGAACTTCTCCGGCCTCCCCGACGAGGAGGAGATCGCCACCGAGTCCGAGGGCGGCGCCGACCAGGGCCTGCAGGCCTTCTGGCTGCAGGAGGGCTCGCAGATCGCCGTCGCCATCTCGGGCAGCTCGACCTGCCCGGTGGTCGGCTCGCACATCGAGGTCGTCGAGCCCGAGGGCAAGGGCAACGTGGTCGAGATCACCACCCGCCCCATCTCCAGCGGCCCCTGCACCATGGACTTCGTGCCCCACACCTCGGTGTTCTGGACGCCCGACCTCGTCACCACCGCCGAGCCGCTCACCGTGCGCGTCGGGGACCAGGAGATCGAGCTCCCGATCAAGTAGCGGGCTCCCGATCGAGTAGGGGTCAGGCGGCCGGCGCAACGTCGGCCCAGTCGACCGTGAGCTCGCCGAGCCGTTGCCGCCGTTTCGGCGTGCGCACCGACCAGCCGGCGTCGGCCATCGCGCCCACCGTGGCGATCCAGCGCTGCACCGGGCCGTAGCTGCCGAGCCCGGCGTTGTGCTGCCAGAACCGGTCGAG of the Herbiconiux flava genome contains:
- a CDS encoding glycosyl hydrolase family 8; translated protein: MARRLIPFLGLVVCALLLVTGLAPVAAPAASAAAAVARPFGSHPVPRAPGSANAPGGTAAADAATAAAYDAWRTRYLKAGCGDGRYYVDASTATPYLVVSEGQGYGMVVTALMAGHDAKARTVFDGLYRFVLDHPSSGDPQLMSWHQLDDCSDEPENDSSASDGDLDIAYALLLADTQWGSSGSVDYAGEARRVIAAIKRSAMNPDTALPLLGDWVGPDSPKRDGVRTSDLMVGHFRAFQAATGDPFWGEAADAALDLVETLQRTAAPKTGLLPDFAVGTATTPVPAPAKYLESVHDGEFGYNACRTPWRLASSALLAGDTRAAAAAGRLAGWAVSATNGDPARLRAGYALDGTATADFADLAFLAPMTAGAAVSSSRQGWVNAGWALLKSQPSTGYYSDTLRLQAMLLISGNAWQPSTRTPAGVERIGGADRFVVSAAISAASFPRGTPTVYVASGENFPDALSASAAAGAVGGPVLLVRRDALPPEVAAELKRLAPAQIVLLGGENSVGAAVKQALAAVAPVTRIGGADRFVVSAAVSKAAFPRGAGTVYVASGETFPDALAGSAAAGHDGGPVLLVRRDGVPEPIRAELARLTPTLIVLLGGPNAVSEATKASLAAIAPVTRISGADRFAVAASLSAAVFPSPGTPTVYVASGATFPDALSGSAAAIAVGAPVLLVTRDAIPAAIAAELKRLRPTRIVVLGGTAPVSAATEAALRAYLRPSG
- the mshD gene encoding mycothiol synthase, with product MTDSLTLSVSSPDEAREPFLRLVARAELVDGQHPFNDQAQIDAGKGARSLLLAERGGTVVGAAIVGQGELEFVIDPEWREEGLGRQLLDIVLRNNAQGPLLAWAHGDHPASRRLAATHRFDAVRTLLQLRRELSATSPAPRTEIPAGFEVVPYRGGRDADDWVELNARVFAGHAEQGSITADDLRFRQSESWFDPDDFLLLRDGDGRLVGYNWLKVEPGDRVGEIYVVGVEEGHAGQGLGRHLMNAGLNRLVERGCTQAALYVDADNTRAVALYRSLGFTDHTIDVQYAQRTARRTAR
- a CDS encoding response regulator transcription factor, whose product is MAQLLILTSTVDREVLPALSLLSHRTRQIPAEPSQLVNTPNSDLIFVDARHDLASARSLCKILSTTGIGVPVVLILTEGGLTAVSAEWGAADVVLESAGPAEVDTRIRLAIGRQVQDQSTSKIQASGVVIDEASYSARVHGRPLDLTFKEFELLRFFAMHPSRVFTREQLLSEVWGYDYFGGTRTVDVHVRRLRAKLGDLESLIGTVRNVGYRFNFFEDDNDRLAHTLGQ
- a CDS encoding FABP family protein — encoded protein: MIEIPTGLPAELVPLSWLIGVWEGTGVIDYAIDPPADAEEGTEPTRVSREFGQRISFSHDGLPFLNYSSSSWLLPVGDETEPTPLTAETGYWRLSRLHIEGDAGPGMLPGEGPRPFNTAQSVETLRNAAEGFDIEVAIVHPTGVSELYLGQVKGPRIDLATDAVVRTRSAKEYAAATRLYGLVDNHLLWAWDIAALGQDLRTHASARLAKVD
- a CDS encoding YgfZ/GcvT domain-containing protein; translation: MTLRVASPFLSLPGAVAATGADHGVAAHYGNPVSEQRMLDAGRSGRATAAPAVVDLSNRGVVSVTGPDRLSWLDSVTSQRLTGLAPGESAETLLLSAAGRIEHAIRVLDDGETAWLLVDAAETEPLEQWLQRMRFMLRVEIADRSAEFATIGWLAAGPGVLEGAAPVLVPALAEGGGHPLVWADPWPEVVAGGVQYAQIAEHPGADWFWREGLVPRAGLEGLADAVRRRDLSAAGVLALEALRIAAWRPRLSTEVDDRSIPHELDWMRSAVHLAKGCYRGQETVAKVHNLGHPPRRLVQLQLDGSDAVLPAAGDPVLRAADAALPADEAPEALGHVTSVGNHHEWGPIALAVLRRQAPEGEPLVVRTEAGDVAASADTIVGPDAGAAVGRVRLPRLGARTR
- a CDS encoding FUSC family protein — its product is MTAPAADDGPLPLPARWAALTRASAERTVASAPALLQLAVAVTIAYALAHFVLAHPYPIAAVTVTLSSLGLVLDARPRRVAETAVAMTVGIALSEVILLLAGQGLWQFAVTVLVALTVTRFLSPVPGLPILAAVQASLVSLMPVPAGGPFTRTADAVLGGLVALACTALIPRDPRRAARREGLKFFAAFTAILSSLVTVLRIGDQHTAELVLSRARGTQVLIEQWRGSLDSAVAIARISPFLRRHRSELAELQTMQLHLDHAARNLRVISRRLSVLGDGHPRPELAELLAGILSATALLGQSIDRPELRPVVRQSLVLVAIRLDPRVLTPGQPFAEAALVLSIRPLVLDLLAASGMPLEEARRTLPDITT